Proteins from one Hoplias malabaricus isolate fHopMal1 chromosome 2, fHopMal1.hap1, whole genome shotgun sequence genomic window:
- the gprc5bb gene encoding G protein-coupled receptor, class C, group 5, member Bb, protein MAISSTFLIVLCFIGHGTSEGAAQEESPPPPRGCGSAVVPAYRVLCDLESVWGVVLEAVACGGAVTAIVLATVLLANLKTVTEQERRCGVGPLLLLLLGTAGLFGLSPLFLVGRGEALCVARRSLWGALFALCFSCLLAQGVRLRRLAAGKRSPAGSTLSLLAVGLAMVQGMLAGEWLLLTVAREGRAACDYLPLDFALAGSYSLGLLLSAAALSLSVVLCGGRGGSEDTSKRRRRKWRCNGVWLFLTCLTCLLLWAGWISFYLYGSVSTKGVLRLRGNGATDWDEPALAVALVTVGWALLLFHAIPEAHLCLRSPGNQRGENTGPDSYYDVRQPTTTTQGYHDDDAPSANQRAAYAERQAFTVEEQHTAAVQAGGYHAGVIRPTLPFRSHVYQPTEMALLMNGGTIPTAPPNYTGRHLW, encoded by the exons ATGGCGATAAGCTCCACCTTCCTCATCGTCCTCTGTTTTATTGGCCATGGCACATCAGAGGGTGCGGCTCAGGAAGAATCTCCACCACCTCCTCGTGGTTGTGGGTCTGCTGTGGTCCCGGCCTATAGGGTCCTGTGTGACCTGGAGTCTGTGTGGGGCGTGGTGTTGGAGGCAGTGGCCTGTGGTGGTGCTGTTACAGCCATTGTCCTTGCTACTGTTCTCCTGGCAAATCTCAAGACAGTGACGGAGCAGGAGCGACGATGCGGGGTAGGGCCCCTGCTGCTGTTACTGCTGGGCACTGCCGGGCTCTTTGGCCTCTCTCCTTTGTTTTTGGTCGGCCGTGGTGAGGCCCTTTGTGTGGCTCGCCGCAGCCTATGGGGGGCGCTGTTTGCTCTATGTTTCTCCTGCCTGCTAGCACAGGGTGTTCGACTGCGGCGTCTAGCAGCTGGAAAACGAAGCCCAGCAGGGAGTACCCTGTCTCTGCTGGCTGTGGGGCTGGCCATGGTCCAGGGCATGTTAGCTGGCGAGTGGCTCCTACTCACAGTGGCACGTGAGGGCCGTGCCGCGTGTGATTACCTGCCTCTGGACTTTGCACTTGCCGGGAGCTACTCACTGGGCCTGCTGCTGTCCGCCGCGGCCCTGTCCTTGAGTGTGGTGCTGTGTGGAGGACGAGGAGGCAGCGAGGACACAAGCAAGAGGCGGAGGCGGAAGTGGAGATGCAATGGCGTGTGGCTTTTCCTCACCTGCCTCACTTGCCTCCTCCTGTGGGCCGGCTGGATCTCGTTTTATCTTTATGGCAGCGTGTCTACAAAAGGAGTCTTACGTCTACGAGGCAATGGAGCGACAGACTGGGACGAACCCGCCCTCGCTGTTGCTTTGGTAACAGTCGGCTGGGCTTTGCTGCTGTTCCACGCCATACCGGAAGCACACCTGTGCCTGAGGTCCCCAGGCAATCAGAGAGGCGAGAACACAGGGCCAGATTCCTACTACGACGTGCGACAGCCTACCACGACGACGCAGGGTTACCATGACGACGATGCaccatcagccaatcagagggcAGCATATGCGGAAAGGCAAGCATTCACCGTGGAGGAGCAGCacactgcag CGGTACAGGCTGGAGGATATCATGCTGGAGTAATCAGGCCCACGCTTCCATTTCGTAGCCATGTGTACCAACCCACTGAGATGGCCCTACTCATGAATGGAGGAACG ATTCCTACTGCTCCACCAAACTACACAGGAAGACATCTGTGGTGA